One genomic region from Vibrio cyclitrophicus encodes:
- a CDS encoding vWA domain-containing protein, giving the protein MNIVIDRSGSMVENGKPRLILNLVRFIRQYLSSREVQIYTLQDQLNQVHVDPTLDIELPELTGSTNIDRCIEFLIERTTEPTVFLSDGFFDLTESQKRILKQQHNLVVVAVGADADLNNLNFLGLPVYPAQDISVAIKHANGLNAQRTLPPLQRSDVQLSESVWGTFHDQGEDDDWD; this is encoded by the coding sequence ATGAATATCGTGATCGATCGTTCTGGGAGTATGGTAGAAAATGGTAAACCCAGACTCATACTCAATTTGGTTCGGTTTATACGTCAGTATTTATCTTCGAGAGAAGTTCAAATCTATACATTACAAGATCAACTTAACCAAGTGCATGTTGATCCAACATTGGATATTGAGCTCCCAGAATTAACAGGCTCGACCAATATCGATAGATGTATCGAATTTTTAATTGAACGAACAACAGAGCCTACCGTTTTCCTGTCCGATGGTTTTTTTGATCTAACTGAATCACAAAAACGAATTCTTAAACAACAGCACAACCTGGTGGTGGTTGCTGTTGGTGCTGATGCTGATCTTAATAATTTGAATTTTCTTGGTTTACCCGTGTATCCAGCCCAAGATATTAGTGTTGCGATTAAGCATGCTAATGGTTTGAATGCACAGCGAACACTACCGCCTTTGCAGCGCAGTGATGTTCAATTAAGTGAATCCGTTTGGGGTACGTTCCATGATCAAGGTGAAGACGATGACTGGGATTAA